In Ovis canadensis isolate MfBH-ARS-UI-01 breed Bighorn chromosome 23, ARS-UI_OviCan_v2, whole genome shotgun sequence, the DNA window atttcctccattttaatttcactaagagcaagttatttaaccctcctgtgcctcagtttccttgtctatagtgtgttagtcactcagtcgtgtctgactctttgtgaccccatggactgttaaccatgtccctgggattctctaggcaagaatactgctggaatgggttgccatttccttctctaggggatcttcctgatccatggatcgaacccaggtctcccgaattgcaggcagactctccacCGAGTGAGCCACCAAGGGGGCCATTCGTCTATAAAACAAGACAAATGACATCCGTGTCACAGGACAGCTGTGCAGACTCCACACACATCCATGCACAACACCTGGGACACGCGAGATGCTCCCTGAGTGGCAGCTATCATTTATAGGGTCACCTCCTGGGGGGATCAACATAGCACATGGCATTGGGTTAGGCAATGAGTGAGGAAATTATGCCGTCTTGACACTCACATCTAAGATAAAAATTAGCTTGTCTTAATTACAGTGCtccattattattaattaaaccAGTGAAGTAGCTGCCAGTCAATAGAGACACATGACCTCACTTGATCCTCCTAACACCCTAGGGAGGGAGAGGTTGCCAAAGCAATGGAGAAACCGGGATGCAGATGCCAAGTCACTGGCCTGGGTCACACCGTAGGTCCTCAGTGGCAGAGGCAGAATCGGAACGCATGTGTGCACAGGACACCAGTGCCTCCCCGCCAGCCCCTCCACCAGCTGCTTCCGCAGGCTGCTTCCTCGGCTTCAGACCGAACCTGGGGCTCGTGGGGCATCCTACTGCAGCCAGACCTGCCCTCAGAGCCTTCCTAGACACCCAGGTAAATGACCAGTGACAGCAAAACTAGCCCCTAAACCTTGAACAgagaccaccccaccccccgaacCTAGACTCTCCTTAGGACAAAGTTGGAGATGCATGAGCTATCTTCCATATTTCAAAAAGCCATTCATTTACCCCAATGCAGCTGCAAAGATGAACTAAGAGGCAACGTTTCACTGATGTAAGCTAGAACGACATCGACTCTCTAAGGTAACACTGGTGACTTCAGCCTGATTAGAGACTGTGATGGACACACAGTTCCTATGTCTTTGATGAGTGAAAATGAGACAGAAGCAATATGGCTTTTTTCACAGtaaaaacacacacgcacacacaaacatcAAAACCTGAACTCATggaagagaataataataataaccaatgCCCTTAATGCAGTCTGGGGGTCACCGAGCTAAACAGAAACAGCAGAAGTCAGGAACTGTCAGGCAGAAGCCGGTGCCTGAGCATCCGGGGAGGAGGACCGCTGTGTGTGAGACGTCAGGGTGCCTGCCCACACCTTCTGTTTAGGGAACACTCTCCTGAGCAGAGCCCTGGGGAGTGAGCACTGCCATGCCTCTCACCGTGTGTCCTGACCCCGATAACAGCGCATCGGACAAGGTGTGTGaggttagctgctcagtcgtgtctgactctgtgtagcccgccagactcctcagtccgtgggattctccaggcaaggtgggttgccacgccctcctccagggactgacctgacctggggattgaaccgcatctcctatgtctcctgattgcagggggattctttacctgcccagccatcaaggaagccctggaCATTGTAGACACCCTCACCTTTAAGCTGTTAGGCGATCTAGAACCCATGTACTGTAGCTGGGTCAAAATAATGAGCTGGGCCCATCACGTTTCTCTCTTGGAAATCAGGAGTTGGGAAACAGAGATGGAGGCAGTTTCCAGCAGAGTTGGAAGATGGGAGGCCAGGAACCCAGCCCACCCGCACACATGCAAAACAAATGCCACTGAGATATCATGGCTGTTGGGTGCATCGATCTTTTGTGGAAGCAGCTAAAGGGTTAAGATCCATTTAGAAAGATTAGATGAAATGTTCCCAAACGGGGAGTTCAATGAAGGAGTACCCTAATTTGTGCCACAGTGATAAGAGGGTGCAATGCCCCACTGAGCCAAAGCAAGTGACGTATCTAAGCCGGAGACGGGGTGCAGAAAGCCTGTAGACCAGGGGTTTAGAGCAGAAGCtgaaatgaacagaggagcccaggtgCCTCTTGGCCTATAACAGACCTAAGAAAGAGTGGCCTGCCTGAATTAGCTCTTTCTGTAGAACTGTTCccacattttattatatttacagtTGCTTTCCCTTGGTCTCATAGTGgaaaaaactttattaaaagaTTCTAAAATAATCTTGATTAAACTAAGGGGAAAGGATATTTTTCTATCACTTAATCTGGAGAGAGAAAGGTTTAATGCCCCTCTGAAGGCACCGGTTGCAGAAGGCCTTTAGATGCGAGCATTTCTCAGGTTAGCTGTTCATTCATCAAACAGCTGCTGTGTGCCACTGGGTCCAGGCTCTTTGCAGGCCCACAGGGGAATGAGACCCTGTCCCTGAGTTCAGGCGAGCTCCCCGCCAAGTGGGAGGCAGTGAGCCTACAAATGGTCACCTGATGGTGGAACATTTGCTGCCTAATAAGCAGAGCCTGGGAACCCAGAGGGATGAAGTCAAAGCCCATGTCGGCTTTCCCCCTCAATTTTCACTTGAGGGCATTCCCTCAGGATCCTATTACTCTGTTGCCTGGCTAATAATGGTGCTCTTGAAATTAGTGCTTGTTTTAACCTTCTAGCCAGACACATGCATGGAAATACTCTTCCAAGCTCAAGAACACTCAGTCATGGGACATGCACATGTCACCATCTGAGGCTGGCTCAGGTGCACTGGGCCACGAGATAAAGAATATGGTTTCAACTTAATTGGTATCAACGGCCAGTATTGACACGGAACACCAGCAGGGACCCACCAGCGAGTGATTCACCAGCACTTGGTGAGGAACAGGCACTCAGGAGCGCAGCAACACACCCCCAGCTCTGGCAGCCGAATCGTGGGCAGCAGCACCCTCCACGCTTCCAGTCGCTGCGGCACGGCTATGGCGCCCACCCGCTTTGTATCCATGGCATTGAGAATCTCGGGAGTGGAGCCGGTGGCCCTTCCTCATCTCCGAGAACAGAAGGAGCAGAGCAAAGATGCCCAGCCCTAGAGGAGTGTGTAAACAGCAGCTGAGGGACAGTTTGCGCCGTCTGGTAGGCGCAGCCTAGGAAACCAGCATAGAAGCTTCTTCCATTAGGCGGACGCTGATGAAGGGAACCAGGAGCGTAGTAAAACTGTTGCTAGTTCCATCACATTACACGTCTTTCCCGCTCCAGCTTCCATTGCACCTCACGGGCAGGGACGGAAAACCCAGGTCGGGTGAGGGTATTTGCTGGAGGCGGTGAACCGGCGGGGGTTAGGGGCGCTCTGCAGGAGGCAGGCAAAGGTCTGGAGTTTCGCGGGCTAGGACGCGAGGAGGGAGGTGGTCCCCAGAGCGGAAAGGTCTGAGAATCAGAAGTGCTTTGCAATTCGGGCTCCAAATCCCTCCGGCAAAGCCCGGCCTAAAAACATCCATCCTCCGTGTTCATCCCTCTCTACAACCCGCGCTCCGCCGCACCTCTCGCCCCTGGGGTCGGGCGGCCGCGTCCTTGCTCCCCCTTGCTGGATCCGAAGGCAGCTAGCCAGGAGGCGCCCTGGCCGAGCTGCGAAAGGAGGGCTTCACTACATTGTGCTGGAGCGACGGCGTCGAGGGTGGGAAGGAGTCCAGTGTGGGGTGGCGGGCGGGTCTACGCGGGAAAGAGAGAGGCGCGCGGGGAACACCCGGCCTTTTCACCCCTGGGCGGGAAGATGGATGGTTTTCGGAGGCCGTGGTCCCAGCGCCCCGGCTCTCGCCACAGGGAGACGTCAGAGCGCTCGGGGCCGCGGCGGAGGAGCGCCCCCCCCGCCCGCGCTCCACGCCCCCCTACCCCGCCCGCCCGGGCTTGCATATAAAGCCCGGCGCGGCGGCGGCCGGAGCagaggcgggcggcggcggcggcggcgcttcTGCGAGCTCCGGGTCCTGGGCTTGCCTCCGCGGGGAGAACGCGCTTTCCTCCCAGCCTAGCCGCGGCGCTCCGGGCGCCTCCCGCCGGTACCATGCGCGGCCGCGAGGTCTCGCTCGTCCTGCTGGCCCTGGTCCTCTGCCCGGCGCCCCGGGGATCGGCCGCCCCGGTGACGGCTGGCAGAGCAGGCGCGCTGGCCAAGATGTACACGCGCGGCAACCACTGGGCGGTCGGTGAGTGTCCCGCGCGCTCGAGTCCCGGGGGGCCAGCCCGCCGCCGGCGCGCGTCTCCGCATCTCCCGGCGTTCCTGCGGCTCGGCCTCGGGGGGCTGGGTTTGCTCCGACCTCTCGACCCAAACGCCCACCCTGCCCTTCGGCATCCAGGGAGGCCGTCGGGCCTTGCCAGtgtcttccctcctccccaggacACCCACTCAGCACGCAGCGCTCCCAAATCCCAGCGATAACCCTCCGTGGGCATCTTCCTGCAGCACCCTTTATCCACCTAATCACAACCCTGTCTGGCACGATTCTCTCCCCGAACAACTTCGGGGACCCGGGTCCCCAGGGCGTCCCGGAGCCCTGGTCCAGCCCGGCGGCTGCGCCTTTGTGCCTCACAAAGCCACAGGTGTGGGCCCGGGGCGCGGCGCCCACCCCGCCTTTCAGATCCGTTCAGCGCTTGAATCCCACCTCGCTTTGGGGCCCGCCTGAAtttcctcagtctttttttttttttgccgtgaagcgattttcttttctctgcccttttctctcttttccctctttccatCTAGCAGGCTCCGCGCTCGGGGAATCGCCCGGTCTCCACGCGGACCCCGCGTCTCTGTCCCCAGAGTCCTGATTTCCCCCGCCTCTCTCGCCCTCTAACCTCGCTCCTTCCCCCTGCCGCTCCGCCTGTAAGTCCCGCTGTCCTGGCTTGGAGGTGTGCTGGTCCCGGCCCGGCGCCGCGGCGGGTTGGACGCCCGGCCGCGGAGCGCGCGCTCGCTGCCTTCCCGGGCCGCCCGGAGCGACCCCGCCGCTTCGACATCACCCCGGAGCCCTCTGCCGTGCGGAGCAGAGGCTCTGGCAAATAATGCAAAGCGTTCGGTTTCCTCCACCCCACAGCCAGCTACAATAGCCCAGCATTTCCCCGGAAGCCAGTCGATCCCTAGAGAGATGTCAGGCGGTGCGTGTTTCACGATTCCCTTAGTCATCTACTTAGGAGAGGTGGGAGGGTGTGTTGGAAAGATACCTGCTAATTCAACTCTCAGAGGCGTTACAGGATCTCTGTGTGAAGACCGGGATGCGTttatggggtgggggtgaggttaGAACTTCGGGCGCTCAGATCCCGTGCCTTGTCGGGGTTTCCCGCAGAGAAGCGGAGAGCTCTGGGTTGCAATAGCGCAGTTTTCATGAGTACTTAAGGAATCATTTGCCAAGTCCTCAACCCCAGACAGGAAAGTATTTGTATCtttgagggacagggaagcttatGAACCGGGGTACAGAAAGGAAAGTTTGGGATGAGTGAAAAGCCCTGCACACCCAGAGAGGACACTTGGAAGGTATTAAGAAGCCAAACCTAGAATTGATACTGAAACAGCTGGGTGTGTTTGGGGGGTTCTGAAGAGCTCTGGTTCCACAGGCCCTTTACGTCCTGAGACCGAGACCTTACTGGGCTACGGTTTCATGATCAAAGGACAaacagggagaggggaagagctTCTTTGCTTTGAGTAGACGGTCATTTGTCCACCATCAGCACCTCCTCCAGGTTGGGCAGGGGAGTTCTGCGGTCCCTATGTGGTCAGTCTAGGTCTACAAACTGTTGCTTTTCGTGTGTCCAGAGAGCATGTCCTAGGGACCATGaacttactgagctcactggcaggatgtgggtctcatCCCACCATTGCTTTGTTGTTTGGGGACATGTCTCATTcttctgttgcatggttttgttgtaagcaagcctgcttggttttgtcATTAAGCAAACCTGCTCTCTTGAGTAATCGTGAACTTACaggggtctcccatatttttCCTACTTACAATCCTCTAGTGGGGTTAACTACTTAATTACCTATTTTGTCCCTTTACTATGTCCCTATCAATACATAAAAAGGGCTCCTGGGAGTTTAGATCAAGTGGCCGTTGCCTAGTCTGGCCAGCAGCCAATGGGCTGAGAAGGTGGAAACCTCCAGATTTCTAGCCTCTTTTTGCTCATAAAAGAGAGCTAGCAGGAAAGAGAGAGTtaagttgtttctttttaaagattaattttggggacttccctagggGTCCAGTGGTGACAATTCCGTGCTCTCAGCTTAGGGGtcctggggtcgatccctggtcagggagctagatcccacatgtagtaactaagacccagtatagccaaataaatataaataaataaataaaaaataacaatgtcCTTctaatttatattggagtatagttgctttacaaagctgtcttggtttctgctgtgcaacaaagtgagtcagcggTACCTGTACACTTACCCCCTTCCTTTTGGGTTTCCTTCTCATTCCCGTCACCACAGTGCCCTAAGTGCTTCACGGCATgctctcactagttatctatttggTACACAATGTCAACAGTGTTTACGTGTCCATCCCCACTCTCAGCTCCTCacaccctctctttccctcttggTATCCATATATCTGTTCCCAGCTCCAAAGTGTGCCGACCACTGGCACCCCAAATTGTCTTATTCTCTTATGTGCTCGCAAACacactcattttcctttttcagagtTGTGCAGAGTTGatgaagggaaagagggaggtgaTGCAGAGAATCACATTTGAGTTGAAAGTGACTCAACTTTTTCTGCAGTGGCGAAGGAGTTTGCTTTGGGAGGATGTGCCCTCTATCAGCCTGTGAGCATTCACAAGCATGAACACCATGCTAGGCTTTCAACTGAGCTTTCCGCTCTAAGTGAATGCCTGTCCTCCCCAATCACTGAAGATATGCAGTTTGGTTTTAATTAAAGCAAACGAAAGCCACATGTCGCTGGCCATGAAGAAGCTGTCAGCACAAATTTGCAGGTTTGTCGAATgatttgcttcttccagctgagAGGAACGTGATGTGGCCGCGGAAAAGAAGTTAGCAGACTGAAAACTTAGCCAGTTCTTACCTGGCTTGATGTtcatggaaatgttctgtgtGTGATGCAAATGCAGGTCAGCACTAATGCTGTGGCCTCCCCCCTGTGTGCCCTTGAAGCGTTTCTGGTCGTGGTTCTGACTCTGGTGTGAAGCGTGCCGTGGAAGGTTCCATTCCGAACGCCAGTGCTCAGCCGCAGAACGGTTTACATAACCTCTGCACCAGCCACTGTAACGCACGGCTGAAGTATCACCTCccccccaaagaaagaaagaaagaaagaaaaaccagctCTTACACTCAACATTTTCTGCCTTAATAGATATTGCCTGAAGTTAGGATAATCTTCAAGTTTGCAGTTCAAGAAAATTCTTTTCTCTTGCAAACCTGCCATTTTAGTGatatttttaagtgataaaaaaggacaaaacccacccccgccccagcgaGGGTTAATTTTTTCTAGTGCCTGTCTTTTGTCTGTGCTGAGATCTCCATTAATGTGATATGGACACATAACAAATGATGATGGGAGAAGAGATGGAAGTGGGCATATCATCCATGTTGTCATGGAGACAATTATTTGGCTGATGGTCACTAGCTATGTAGTGCATTAGGACCCAGGGGATGTGTGCTTCCCTGGGATGTTATAGGTGGTGCACTTcccttagaaaaggaaaaaggtgtGTGGTCTAGGGAAGGGAGTCTGAACACCCACCCACCAAAATGGCAAATACTGAAATTCAGTACAGGGTCCCCATAGCTGTGTGTAGCTATGTGCTaggctccgtcatgtctgactctttgcaaccccatgaactgtagcctgccaggctcctctgtccagtggatttcccagccaagaatattgaagtgggttgccatttcctcctcccctaggccagggatcgaacctgaatctcctgtgtctcctgcatcagcaggcggattctttaccactgagccacccaggaagcccccaaGGTCCCAAGAGTCTATGTTAAATCATCTGCAGAATGGAGGCCTACGTTAGCCTTGCATTGTAGAAAAGTCACAAAATTACTCAAGCATGACAAAAATGAAGTCCTATTTGTAAAAAACATCTCCATCGTCCCTCCGCTTCAGTGCGAAGAAGGCCTTTCTCATTTCCAGCATCCTAACTAGATGACAGGCAATGACCAAGAGCAAGAGCGACTGAGGTCATTATTGGGAGCATCAGATTCTAATCCTGCTTTCCCATTATCATGATTCAATTTCCTCCATAGTAATAAAGCCAAGTGACTTGCTACTTCCTGGGAAGTTGTGCAACATAATCATTTTGATGGCTAAAGGCGAGGTTACTTAGTGTGTGTCTGGACACCAAGTTCACCAAGCAGATAAGTAGGGAGCCAGCCTTTCAAGATTCCAGTCCTTCAGTTGGGACAGTGTTCTCAATCGAGTCTTAAAATTGTGTGAAGTGTCAGGCCCTAAGCGACTTGGCAAAGCTCACACTGCAATGCGGGAAAACCTCATTTTCAGGCTTCCCAATGTGCACAGAATCAATTTTTCTGAGTCACATAATGAGTCTTGACATAGTGATATATGATCGCCATTCCTTTTGATGAGATTAGAAAGCCTTTTGTAAGCCTTATCCTTATTTCCAAGCCCCAGAATGATTTCTAACTGCCTTATGTTCTTAGGAAGTTCAAAGACACTTGAAAAGCAGTATAATACCGTAGAGTCTGGACTGCGAGCTGATCTGAATCCCAGAATCTTTACTTGCATGTGTGCGACCTTTGGCAAGTCTCATTTTCATCAAATTGATTGGGGTGTGAGTCAAATGAAACAGTCCACATTTAAACATCCTGTGGACTGTAAGTCACACACACAAGCAATAAAGTCACGGTCTGGGCTTCTCTCTTGGTAGACAGAGCTGTGAGGAAGGAGCCTCGTTCCATTTCAAGTGGTCTCGGGGTCTATCAATCCCTTTTTCACGGTCTTTGCCTTACTTACTTCTAAtgccagtcaaccctaaagccACAAAGAGCTCTTTCCTTGTGAACTTTAAATCAAATGCGCCATAGTTTTATTAATgtgagaaagtaaaagtgttctAAAACTCAATTacgcagacttccctggtgactcagtggtaaagaatccacctgcaatgccggagactcgagtttgatccctaggtcagaaaggtaccctggagaaggaaatggcaacccagtatccttgcctgggaaatcctgtggacagaggagcctggcgggctatagtccatgggtcgcagaagagttggacacaacttagcagttaaacaacaacaaaatccaattacagagaaataaggaaaaccaACCGGAGAAAGTAAATAAGATAACGTGCATATATTTAAGCCATGTTAGGGATGCAGTTGTTAAATTTCATCGCCTTCTGATCCTATGGCTATCTCCATTTGAGTACATGAGTTTTTATGTTTTTAGTGGTTTGGCCTCCTGCAtagcaacttttatttttttatggcaaATGCTCGTCTCTGGAGCTACTGATAGACTTCTGTGACCATTTTAACCTCCAAGAGAAAAATCCTGCATCTCAGTGGCTGAAACGCATTGGCCAGAACTTGTCTTCAACTTATTTTTCATTACAAACGGTAATTTCTAGGCGCAATTTTAGCTTCAGTCTCAGCTAAAATTCTAAGAAAGTCTAAATGAAAAATTCCTTTGGTACAGATAAGAGGAAAGTAACACCTTTGTAATCACACAGAGAAGAGCATGGAGACTTTTCAGGAGAAATTCAAAATTGACTGGGGAAGACGTTCAGATGCCATCCTTTAGCCGGGAATAGAATTCTATGCACACAAAGCTGGTGATAGAATTTTAGATGTAGAAGGTTCCTTCCATGTCATGTGACCCAACACGTTCATGTTATGGTTGATAAAATTGAAGTCTGGGGGTGCAAAATGACTTGAGAGAGGTCACCTGGCTAGTGAGCAGAGGGACCAGACCCAGGGCTCCTGAGCTGCGGTTCTGAATTCTGTCCATTCATTAGGGATTTTGATCTGGGAGCAAAATCTGTCAGTTGTTTACAGACTAACTCCTCCTACTAATAAAGTGCAATTTATATCCCATTTAGGAGGAGGAAGCACAAACACAGTTGGTGccttttttaatttctcattcattcattcccctgGGTTAAATTAGTGGCAtgctattgttgtttttttttacccAGAGTAtatctttatcttattttttatcaATGTGGCATTgaacatcctttttaaaaattggggtgTAATTGACATCCAATGTTTTGTAAGTTACAGATGTACAAGatagtgattcataatttaaAGGTTAGACTTCATTTctagttattatagaatattggctGTGTATGGTTTCTGctttcgctgctgctgctgctgctactaggtcgcttcagtcgtgtccaactctctgcgaccccatagacggcagcccaccaggctcccccatccctgggattctctaggcaagaacactggagtggggtgccatttccttctccattctgctTTTGAACAGGACACTTAATGGGAAAAAAGAGTGTGGCAGAGTCCCCACAACTTCATGAGGAGGAGAGCCTGAAGGAGCAGCTGAGGGAGTACGCCCAGTGGGAAGAAGCGACCAGGAACTTGCTAAGCCTCCTACAAGCAAAGGTGGCCCAAGGCCACCAGCCGCCTCGATGGGAGCCCCTGAGCATTCACCAGCCTGCCTGGGATTCCAAGGACGTCAGCAACTTCAAAGACTCAGGTTCGAGACTCAAGGGTACAGAGAACATACCAGGGAGGTGGAGGTCGGGAGAggtgggctggggcgggggtggaaGGTGCACCGGGAAGTTGGAAGGAGGGGAACATGTTTTTGCAGGGAAGAACAGAGCTGCTCTTCATGGCGGCTCCTGCAGGGGGATGCTGTACACATTCAGAGGGCGCGTGGCCAGTCCCCACGCTAGCTTTTCTTTTTGACGTCATCAATTATCTTTCCTCCTAAGACACTGAACTCCAGTTTAGGAGTTTTGTTAGCAATTGTGCGTTGGTAGAGTTTTTAAATCTACCACATCCTTTCCCAATATTTTGATCGTGAGGCCATAGATTATTTGAGTTGATCCCGTGGAACTATAGATATGTTGgttcatgtgtatatattttaaagattcatttatttggctgtgctggcgcTGAGCCGCAGCACCCAGGACCTTCGATCTTCATTTCAGACCTCTTTAGTTGCAGTTTGCAGGGTCTCTAGGTGTGGCACGTGAATTTTTagcctcagcatgtgggatctagttccctgaccagagattgaaccctcatcccATGCatttgaagacagattcttaacccctgggccactaAGGAAATCCCAATATATGTTTATTCTTTGATGAACACTAGTGGAAGAGCCTTTTACAAGAGAGCATTCTTGTTTGCTACTTCTGATGCAAGCTAGTACCCCTTCATATTTGTTCCAAATTTACCTAGTTTGGGTCtcatctgaatattttaaaacttggtgaaaatataaaatttggtCAACTAATCCATTCTGTATGTGATTTTacagaggacagaggaaaatatttaaaatgggcaCTGTTAGATGCAAAGACAGTAaataagatgaaagagaaaataaaatttataggaAGAAAGCAGGGCAACTGAGAATGAGATGTCTTGTTAACTTTTAAGAAGTTTCCCTGAAATTTATGACAAAGGGCAAAAGTAATCATTGAAATCCTCCCAATAATAATAgccaaactaacacaacattgtaaataaactctactccaataaaaaattaattaaaacaaataataaccACTAGTGTTAATAAGTATTTTCCGTAATCCAAGAGCTTACCTCTCCCCATGTCCTTGAGTGGATGCTCACAGCAGTCTTAGGAGGGAGACTCAGGAAGGTTGTCTTCCTCTCTACATTTTAAAGGTGAGGAAACGCAGAGGCTGGTCATGCAGCCTTTCACAGGAAAAGCCGATGGGGTCTGCTGTGGACAGTCCGCCGCCTTTCGAGGCGGGAATGGTCCCTGCTGATCCTAGAGATGAAGGGTGTGGGAGGCAGCGGCCGCCTCCCCTCTTGCTGCCTCTGGTGAAAATAACATCGTGCTTCCCTCGCAGACCGTGGGGAGCTCTCACGCGGTTACCTCTGGTTGATGGCCCCTTAACAGAGGCTCTGGGCTGGCGTGGCCGGGCCTTGGCTGGTCTCTCACAGCCTTTCTGTGTCAGTCTATTGTGGGCTCTCTGTGCTGAATGCAAACAAAAAAAAGGTTATCTGTTGCATTAAGCACCTAGAGAGAAAGTCTCTTCTAGCCtttattcagaaagaaaatcTGGATTACATCAACCGATACAGAAATAAGTACCAACTTTGTGCAGAGCCCCAAGGGACTGATTCTCTGGTCCACACTGGTATTATATAAGCTCCCATGTCTGCTAATGAACCGCGTGGGTCTGAGGGTTCTGGGGATTTTTAATTGACTTCTTGGGCCCTGGCTGACCTGGGCTATTCTTGGTCAAGTGCTTTGCAGGACTTTCCGTGGGTGGATATCCAATAACAGGGCCTTCTCCTTGGTCAGAAGACTAACCGTGATcaccaccatgctgctgctgctgagtcgctcagtcatgtccgactctgtgcgaccccatagacggcagcccaccaggctcccccatccctgggattctccaggcaagaacactggagtgggttgccatttccttctccaatgcatgaaagtggaaagtgaaagtgaagtcactcagtcgtgtccaactcttagcgactccatggactgcagcctaccaggctcctttgctcatgggattttccaggcaagagtactggagtggggtgccattgccttctccgatcaccAGCATAAAACCATCTAAAATAGCAAACACGGAAATGGACTTACCCTCACAGAGTATTCATAGAATACCACCTCTCCACACCCCGGCTGCCCAGGTGTCTTAGTGGTAAATAaaccgcctgcaaatgcaggagacccaggagactcaggttcggtccctgggttgggaagaccccctggagaaggaaatggcaacccgctccagtattcttgcctgggaaatcccatggacggaggagcctggcaggcagcagtccatggggtcgcacacagtcagacatgaccaagcacacgtgcacacacaccacatccaGCCATGTTATTAATTCACAGTGCCTCACGGTGACTCAAGCAACGGCATCCACTTGAGCTGCTTTATTCCCCCAAACCCCGCTCCGCACAGCTCTGGAATGTTTGGAAAAGTGC includes these proteins:
- the GRP gene encoding gastrin-releasing peptide; translation: MRGREVSLVLLALVLCPAPRGSAAPVTAGRAGALAKMYTRGNHWAVGHLMGKKSVAESPQLHEEESLKEQLREYAQWEEATRNLLSLLQAKVAQGHQPPRWEPLSIHQPAWDSKDVSNFKDSGSQREGGNPQLY